In Rhea pennata isolate bPtePen1 chromosome 8, bPtePen1.pri, whole genome shotgun sequence, one genomic interval encodes:
- the GTF2B gene encoding transcription initiation factor IIB isoform X2: protein MICSECGLVVGDRVIDVGSEWRTFSNDKATKDPSRVGDTQNPLLSDGDLSTMIGKGTGAASFDEFGNSKYQNRRTMSSSDRAMMNAFKEITNMADRINLPRNIVDRTNNLFKQVYEQKSLKGRSNDAIASACLYIACRQEGVPRTFKEICAVSRISKKEIGRCFKLILKALETSVDLITTGDFMSRFCSNLGLPKQVQMAATHIARKAVELDLVPGRSPISVAAAAIYMASQASAEKRTQKEIGDIAGVADVTIRQSYRLIYPRAPDLFPADFKFDTPVDKLPQL, encoded by the exons GTGACCGAGTCATAGATGTAGGATCAGAGTGGAGAACTTTCAGCAATGACAAAGCAACAAAAGACCCATCTCGAGTTGGGGATACCCAGAATCCTTTGTTGAGCGATGGCGACTTGAGTACAATGATTGGCAAG gGCACAGGTGCGGCAAGTTTTGATGAATTTGGAAATTCGAAGTACCAGAATCGCAGAACTATGAGTAGCTCTGATCGTGCAATGATGAAcgcttttaaagaaattacgAACATGGCAGACAGAATCAACCTCCCTAGGAATATAGTT GATCgaacaaataatttattcaagCAAGTGTATGAGCAAAAGAGCCTAAAGGGAAGGAGTAATGATGCTATTGCTTCTGCTTGTCTCTACATAGCCTGTAGGCAAGAGGGTGTTCCAAGAACGTTTAAAG AAATATGTGCAGTGTCCAGGATTTCAAAGAAGGAAATAGGCCGATGttttaaacttattttgaaAGCTCTTGAAACCAGTGTTGATCTGATTACAACCGGAGACTTCATGTCAAGATTTTGTTCAAATCTGGGTCTTCCTAAACAAGTACAAATGGCAGCAACACACATTGCCCGTAAAGCTGTGGAATTAGATTTGGTTCCTGGGAGGAGCCCTATTTCTGTAGCAGCTGCAGCTATTTATATGGCATCACAAGcctctgcagagaaaaggacACAAAAAG AAATTGGCGATATTGCTGGTGTGGCTGATGTCACGATCAGACAGTCTTATAGGCTGATCTATCCTCGAGCTCCAGATCTCTTCCCAGCAGACTTCAAATTTGATACCCCAGTAGACAAACTACCACAGCTGTGA